A window from Lytechinus pictus isolate F3 Inbred chromosome 9, Lp3.0, whole genome shotgun sequence encodes these proteins:
- the LOC135155458 gene encoding dentin sialophosphoprotein-like, whose translation MCEESNSETDLCRAEEVEKTSIKNTNIEKFSENEDVDDPDYVPETTDSEDDVPQTTNSEDDVPQTTNSEDDVPQTTNSEDDVPQTTNSEDDVPQTTNSEDDVLQTTNSEDDVPQTTNSEDDVPQTTNSEDDVLQTTNSEDDVPQTTNSEDDVPQTTDSEDDVPQTTNSEDDVPQTTNSEDDVPQTSNSEDDVPQTTNSEDDVPQTTNSQDDVPQTTNSEDDVPQTTNSEDDVPQTTDSEDDVPQTTNSEDDVPQTTNSEDDVPQTTNSEDDVPQTTNSQDDAPAVLPGMPVVFMTKRGKEWM comes from the coding sequence ATGTGTGAGGAAAGCAACTCAGAGACAGATCTTTGTAGAGCTGAAGAAGTTGAAAAGACAAGCATCAAGAACACAAACATTGAGAAGTTTTCCGAGAATGAGGACGTAGACGATCCAGACTATGTGCCAGAGACCACCGATTCAGAGGATGATGTACCGCAGACCACCAATTCAGAGGATGATGTACCGCAGACTACCAATTCAGAGGATGATGTACCGCAGACCACCAATTCAGAGGATGATGTACCGCAGACCACCAATTCAGAGGATGATGTACCGCAGACTACCAATTCAGAGGATGATGTTCTGCAGACCACCAATTCAGAGGATGATGTACCGCAGACCACCAATTCAGAGGATGATGTACCGCAGACCACCAATTCAGAGGATGATGTACTGCAGACTACCAATTCAGAGGATGATGTACCGCAGACCACCAATTCAGAGGATGATGTACCGCAGACCACCGATTCAGAGGATGATGTACCGCAGACTACCAATTCAGAGGATGATGTACCGCAGACTACCAATTCAGAGGATGATGTACCACAGACTTCCAATTCAGAGGATGATGTACCGCAGACTACCAATTCAGAGGATGATGTTCCGCAGACTACCAATTCACAGGATGATGTACCGCAGACTACCAATTCAGAGGATGATGTACCGCAGACTACCAATTCAGAGGATGATGTACCGCAGACCACCGATTCAGAGGATGATGTACCGCAGACTACCAATTCAGAGGATGATGTACCGCAGACTACCAATTCAGAGGATGATGTACCGCAGACCACCAATTCAGAGGATGATGTACCGCAGACCACCAATTCACAGGATGATGCGCCTGCTGTTTTACCAGGAATGCCAGTTGTGTTCATGACCAAGAGAGGAAAAGAATGGATGTAG